In one Hymenobacter sp. DG25B genomic region, the following are encoded:
- a CDS encoding M23 family metallopeptidase, whose protein sequence is MLPTFLRRITYVLLAALLTTSCGKQQTLQGIFNQPTSPHQAYARRLHQAGLDRTALGRDWLAAADQALRDSLVVTLPFEETGYFQAGRATAASYRYAVRAGETVRVSLALAPGTQAHVFLDAFELSPDRTEPRLLASADTASLAFSYVAEDDRQHLLRVQPELLRTGRYTLRIQRAPSLSFPVQGKTDAAVGSFWGADRDQGARRHEGVDIFAPRGTPALAAAPGYITRVTETPIGGKVVWLADAEHGQHLYYAHLDQQLVQIGQKVIIGDTLGLIGNTGNARTTVPHLHFGIYRAGRGAVDPFPYLRRPDAAPAAPRSVPNRPGQWVRVREKSVALRRSPSNKAQALTKIPRNTALFVLGAQAEWYRVEYPGGGVGYLPVQATTATLEPLRREMLPAVADLLAYPFQGAPRLIPCPRVVRLPCWASMAYIGWCVAKKGNWAGCFQPLINRILNPLLLVKCHRGHIALV, encoded by the coding sequence TTGCTACCAACCTTTCTCCGCCGAATTACCTACGTTTTGCTGGCTGCGCTGCTCACCACTTCCTGTGGCAAGCAGCAAACCCTACAGGGCATTTTTAATCAGCCCACCTCCCCACATCAGGCATATGCCCGCCGCCTGCACCAAGCCGGCTTAGACCGAACTGCCCTGGGCCGCGACTGGTTGGCCGCCGCCGACCAGGCCCTGCGCGATTCGCTGGTAGTAACGCTGCCTTTTGAAGAAACCGGCTATTTCCAGGCCGGGCGCGCCACGGCTGCCTCCTACCGCTACGCCGTACGGGCCGGCGAAACCGTGCGCGTGAGCCTGGCGCTGGCCCCCGGCACGCAGGCGCATGTTTTCCTCGATGCCTTTGAGTTGAGTCCAGACCGTACCGAGCCTAGGCTGCTGGCCTCCGCCGATACCGCTTCGCTGGCCTTTAGCTATGTGGCCGAGGACGACCGGCAGCACTTGCTGCGCGTGCAGCCCGAATTGCTCCGCACCGGCCGATATACCCTGCGCATTCAACGGGCGCCTTCCCTGAGCTTCCCGGTGCAGGGTAAAACCGACGCGGCCGTGGGCTCTTTCTGGGGCGCCGACCGGGACCAGGGCGCCCGTCGCCACGAAGGCGTTGATATTTTTGCCCCCCGCGGCACCCCGGCCCTTGCGGCCGCGCCTGGCTACATTACCCGCGTCACCGAAACCCCCATCGGTGGCAAGGTAGTGTGGCTGGCTGATGCCGAGCACGGCCAGCATTTGTACTATGCCCACCTGGACCAGCAGTTGGTGCAAATAGGTCAGAAAGTAATCATCGGCGATACGCTGGGCCTGATTGGCAACACCGGCAATGCCCGGACCACAGTGCCGCATCTGCACTTTGGCATTTACCGCGCGGGCCGGGGCGCCGTGGACCCTTTCCCCTACCTGCGCCGGCCCGATGCCGCCCCGGCTGCCCCCCGAAGCGTCCCCAACCGGCCGGGCCAGTGGGTGCGCGTGCGGGAGAAATCCGTAGCCCTGCGCCGCAGCCCATCCAACAAAGCCCAGGCGCTAACTAAAATCCCCCGGAACACGGCCCTTTTTGTGCTGGGCGCGCAGGCCGAATGGTATCGGGTGGAGTATCCGGGCGGAGGCGTGGGCTACCTGCCGGTGCAAGCCACCACGGCCACGCTGGAGCCTCTGCGCCGCGAAATGCTGCCCGCCGTAGCCGACCTCCTGGCCTACCCCTTTCAGGGCGCCCCCCGCTTGATTCCCTGCCCGCGCGTAGTACGGTTGCCGTGCTGGGCGAGTATGGCTTATATCGGCTGGTGCGTAGCCAAAAAGGGCAACTGGGCTGGCTGCTTTCAACCCCTGATAAATCGAATACTTAACCCTTTACTTCTGGTTAAATGCCATAGGGGCCATATTGCGCTTGTATGA
- a CDS encoding hydroxymethylglutaryl-CoA lyase, whose amino-acid sequence MKLVECPRDAMQGWSEFIPTARKTEYLNALLRVGFDTLDFGSFVSPKAIPQLADTAEVLDGLDLSQSGTRLLAIVANLRGAEAAAHHPQIRYIGFPLSVSETFQQRNTNKSIQQALAEVAAIQEVCARTGQEQVVYLSMGFGNPYGDPWSPAVLGEFTQKLDALKVGIVALSDTIGASVPATIAPPFQELTAAFPHIEFGAHLHTTPDTWQEKVHAAYHAGCRRFDGALGGYGGCPMATDKLTGNMPTEQLIGFAAAHGEDLRLHMDALQEAQSINQEIFGGH is encoded by the coding sequence ATGAAGCTTGTTGAATGCCCCCGTGACGCTATGCAGGGCTGGTCAGAGTTTATTCCTACCGCCCGCAAAACCGAATACCTCAACGCCTTGCTGCGCGTGGGCTTTGATACCCTGGATTTCGGCTCGTTTGTCTCGCCCAAGGCCATTCCGCAGCTGGCCGATACCGCAGAGGTGCTGGACGGGTTGGATCTAAGCCAGTCGGGCACGCGGCTGCTGGCTATTGTGGCTAACCTGCGCGGGGCTGAGGCTGCTGCCCATCACCCCCAGATTCGTTATATCGGCTTTCCGCTCTCGGTTTCGGAAACTTTTCAGCAGCGCAACACCAACAAAAGTATTCAGCAGGCGCTGGCTGAGGTGGCCGCCATTCAGGAAGTATGCGCCCGCACCGGCCAGGAGCAGGTAGTGTACCTGAGTATGGGTTTTGGCAACCCCTACGGTGACCCCTGGAGCCCGGCGGTGCTGGGCGAGTTCACCCAGAAGCTGGATGCGCTGAAGGTGGGCATTGTGGCACTATCTGATACCATTGGGGCCTCAGTGCCCGCCACCATTGCCCCGCCTTTCCAGGAGCTGACGGCGGCATTTCCGCACATTGAATTTGGCGCCCATCTGCACACCACCCCGGATACCTGGCAGGAGAAAGTGCACGCGGCCTACCACGCCGGCTGCCGCCGCTTCGATGGGGCCCTGGGCGGCTACGGGGGCTGCCCCATGGCCACCGACAAGCTGACCGGCAATATGCCCACCGAACAGCTGATTGGCTTTGCCGCCGCACACGGCGAGGATTTGCGCCTGCACATGGATGCCTTGCAGGAAGCCCAGTCCATTAATCAGGAAATATTTGGCGGGCATTAG
- a CDS encoding cyanophycinase, translating to MATKSKAPPAPHTLAASRSCPAPKGKLLLIGGHESKGDEKSEEEKEEAENRNFTSMAVLQRLVDETGSRGPIVVIPTASSEPKSSAQAYVRAFGRLDAPKVEILDVRSREEANNPKIIAVLENAGSVLFTGGDQLRLTALLGGTALQKCLKKRYAHDGLLVAGTSAGATAMSTPMIYQGRDDAGMLKGEIHITTGLELLHDVAVDTHFVARGRIVRMAQILATNPACVGLGIEEDTAVLVTNGRDLEIVGSGLVMILDAKDCSSTNIHEIAPNTPFTLRGLRLHMLSGGEQFTLPIEPRMYA from the coding sequence ATGGCTACAAAATCCAAAGCGCCCCCCGCGCCGCACACGTTGGCCGCCTCCCGCTCCTGCCCTGCTCCGAAGGGCAAGCTGCTGCTCATTGGCGGGCATGAAAGCAAGGGAGATGAGAAATCAGAGGAGGAGAAAGAAGAAGCCGAAAACCGAAACTTCACTTCCATGGCGGTGCTGCAGCGGCTGGTGGATGAAACCGGCTCCCGCGGGCCAATTGTGGTAATTCCTACTGCTTCAAGCGAGCCTAAAAGTTCGGCGCAGGCCTACGTAAGAGCCTTTGGCCGTCTGGATGCGCCCAAAGTGGAAATTCTGGACGTACGAAGCCGCGAGGAAGCTAATAATCCTAAAATTATTGCGGTGCTGGAAAATGCCGGTTCCGTCCTCTTTACCGGCGGAGACCAGCTCCGCCTTACGGCGCTGCTCGGCGGCACGGCTTTGCAGAAGTGTCTGAAAAAGCGCTACGCCCACGATGGCCTGTTAGTAGCTGGCACCAGCGCCGGCGCTACGGCCATGTCGACGCCCATGATTTACCAGGGCCGCGACGATGCCGGCATGTTGAAAGGCGAAATACACATCACCACCGGGCTAGAGCTGCTGCACGATGTAGCCGTAGATACTCATTTTGTGGCCCGGGGCCGCATTGTGCGTATGGCCCAGATTCTGGCTACCAACCCCGCCTGCGTTGGGCTGGGCATTGAAGAAGATACTGCCGTGCTGGTCACCAATGGCCGCGACCTGGAAATTGTGGGCAGTGGTCTGGTAATGATCCTGGATGCCAAGGACTGCTCGTCCACCAACATTCATGAAATAGCCCCTAACACACCCTTTACGCTGCGGGGCCTGCGCCTGCACATGCTCAGTGGCGGCGAGCAGTTTACGCTACCCATTGAGCCGCGCATGTACGCATAA
- a CDS encoding (Fe-S)-binding protein: MPTAVDLFIPCFVDQIFPQTAMNMVKVLEAVGCEVHYNANQTCCGQPAYNAGYKAESCTVARKFLNDFPPSADATERYIVSPSASCVGMVRNAYAELFEGTPDQARYFGLQRRIFEMTEFLVDVLGITEIPGAVLPGKYTYHDSCSALRECGIREAPRQLLDAVQGLERIEMAETETCCGFGGTFAVKFEAISVAMAEQKVEHALATGAEYLISTDTSCLMHLDAYIRRQQKPIKTMHVADVLASGW; the protein is encoded by the coding sequence ATGCCTACTGCCGTCGACCTGTTTATTCCGTGCTTTGTGGACCAGATCTTCCCCCAAACCGCCATGAATATGGTGAAGGTGCTGGAAGCCGTGGGGTGTGAGGTGCACTATAATGCCAACCAGACTTGCTGCGGCCAGCCGGCCTACAACGCGGGCTACAAAGCCGAAAGCTGCACCGTGGCCCGCAAGTTTCTCAATGATTTTCCGCCCTCCGCAGATGCTACTGAGCGCTATATCGTGAGCCCCTCCGCCTCCTGCGTGGGCATGGTACGCAACGCCTACGCCGAGCTGTTCGAAGGCACCCCCGACCAGGCCCGCTATTTCGGCTTGCAGCGGCGCATATTTGAAATGACGGAGTTTCTGGTAGATGTGCTCGGCATCACGGAAATCCCCGGGGCCGTGCTGCCCGGCAAATACACCTACCACGATTCCTGCTCGGCCCTGCGCGAATGCGGCATCCGGGAGGCGCCGCGCCAGCTGCTGGACGCTGTGCAGGGCCTGGAGCGCATTGAAATGGCCGAAACCGAAACCTGCTGCGGTTTCGGGGGCACGTTTGCCGTCAAGTTTGAAGCTATTTCCGTGGCCATGGCCGAGCAGAAGGTGGAGCACGCCCTGGCCACCGGCGCCGAGTACCTCATCAGCACCGATACCAGCTGCCTGATGCACCTCGATGCCTACATTCGGCGCCAGCAGAAGCCCATTAAAACCATGCACGTAGCCGATGTGCTGGCTAGTGGCTGGTAA